tatgttcattattaatttaattaagctttaatatttctaaatattttcaaacacGAACATTTATAGTAATGTTTTACTACCAACATCATCCAAACGATatcatattctctctctttctctctttcacttttatatttatctaacacttttttattattataactcaTGAGTTTCTCGAAAAGTTTTATATGGAAATAACTTTCGAAATAACTTTGCTACAATGCTTTGTTAACTTTATTTGGGTGTGTAATGCACATGCATTATCAGATAAATACTAACTCCATGGCTGTGCGATGTATGTCTACGGCACAGATTATCCCTCTGTAAATcacaatttctttctttatgtCAGTGTTACGTAACAATTCGATCGCCATTGCTTGCTCAATTCGGTAGCTGCAAATAATGTTCCTTTGTAATTACATCGCTCTTCTAGATTTGAAAAAGAACACGGCATTTTTCAGACAATCTGAACATCCgtcgtttatttcattaatcgcATCTGTACCTAGTAATCTCAAACATTCCACAAGCATACTTGAAGTACGATATCATCATTGTTCCCGTCCCTGTTAATACGATCATTCCTACAGAAAAGGCTGCGTTCATAtgcacaataattaaaaaataatatttttctgatacaACGAAGTACTTGGTCACCATTTTCATTATGAAAATCGCGTAAGATTCATTTTTCGGTATGACGACGTCAAGAATGAACGGCgaatatattatgataaaattaaaaaatagaccGCATATAGTAAATACTGTAAACATAGAAGTCAAACATAGAAGACAGTTAGTATTCGATTTTCCAATTTTGTCCAACTTTTTGTgacttatttttaaatattctgatAATAAACGCTGAATCTTATTCTTACTTGTCAGTCTGGCCGAAATACATTTTCCGATGTATCCATATTTTTCATAgatagcaatttcgttttGATTCTTTAGCCCATCGTAGATGTGTTGCAATtgatgcaataaatatttcatctataatgtcaaaaatattttacatttatatttcgcaAAGCTTGAAAGAACATGTATTGGGTCAGTTAAAAATTTCGGTTGGATTTGCGcaaaatattatgtttagCATTCGGTAGGAACAAATTATGCAGCAGTAATCACGTTATTCGATAATTagatattaagaaaaatagaacTGAATCTTTTAACTGACCCAATACGAGAATTCATTTACGGCAGTCGCTCTTTTTCTGGAGTAGAGGTATTCATTACTTACAGTTTCCATCTTAATCCAAAAACACATGAACAAAATCGCGAGCGTGCAAAAAAATGACGAGGAAGAAAGTATTTTGATAACAAGATCAAAGCTATATTCTGCAAAGAAGAGTCGTGACAGCTGCAAACATGAAATTTGTTGATCCTAATAAAGCGAATTGGTAATTCTGTAGTGCTAAATGATATACTTCATTACTACTAAACAAACTACCGGACCAAATTTATGTCTAATAAAGAGTAATGACTCAAAATAATGACCCAATTAAAGCATACCTATGTCAAAAGTGTGTCAGGGAATCTCATGATGACTGTGGTCCAGTGACATCAAATGATTGAAAACAATCTACTTTAAAATGTCTTTTCGTGACTTCTTAATGACGTGACAAAACCGTatgcgatttaatttattattaataatttttacaaaataccttttgcatattataatataataaaaattaactttttataaatatttatatctataaacatataaacaGACATGCACAGAtatagagagagggagaagagaTTAAGAAGtgatacaaagttttgcgtttctgAAATGTGCCAAAAATTCGATACGGATTTTTCGTTTAActcaaataattttagatttcaTTGTTATAATCTCATATGTTACTAAATCTTCATTAAAATGTCACTGAAAAGTACAAAAGATCGCGAAAGCTCGTATTGttaacgatataaaatatcatttgtcTGTGTTTTGTTATATTAGTCTATCAGATTTCCATCATTTTGACG
The Ooceraea biroi isolate clonal line C1 chromosome 4, Obir_v5.4, whole genome shotgun sequence genome window above contains:
- the LOC105282322 gene encoding uncharacterized protein LOC105282322 isoform X4 — protein: MICITKQYFNWNRVLLLPMGLWPDKETKFTRFRASLFGCLLMSNIAFQMKYLLHQLQHIYDGLKNQNEIAIYEKYGYIGKCISARLTSKNKIQRLLSEYLKISHKKLDKIGKSNTNCLLCLTSMFTVFTICGLFFNFIIIYSPFILDVVIPKNESYAIFIMKMVTKYFVVSEKYYFLIIVHMNAAFSVGMIVLTGTGTMMISYFKYACGMFEITSYRIEQAMAIELLRNTDIKKEIVIYRGIICAVDIHRTAMEFAKCFLTKTEVLFFLLVITAVLCLSCNLFRIFKIESPMEQVVEVLLHIIVVILIVAVTFLPNYVGQEIMDYNNNVYVTTYNVLWYLAPADIQKLILFLIQRSSRIFCLTVGGLFTASLECFATLVSASVSYFTFMYSMQ
- the LOC105282322 gene encoding uncharacterized protein LOC105282322 isoform X3 yields the protein MICITKQYFNWNRVLLLPMGLWPDKETKFTRFRASLFGCLLMSNIAFQDQQISCLQLSRLFFAEYSFDLVIKILSSSSFFCTLAILFMCFWIKMETMKYLLHQLQHIYDGLKNQNEIAIYEKYGYIGKCISARLTIFTICGLFFNFIIIYSPFILDVVIPKNESYAIFIMKMVTKYFVVSEKYYFLIIVHMNAAFSVGMIVLTGTGTMMISYFKYACGMFEITSYRIEQAMAIELLRNTDIKKEIVIYRGIICAVDIHRTAMEFAKCFLTKTEVLFFLLVITAVLCLSCNLFRIFKIESPMEQVVEVLLHIIVVILIVAVTFLPNYVGQEIMDYNNNVYVTTYNVLWYLAPADIQKLILFLIQRSSRIFCLTVGGLFTASLECFATLVSASVSYFTFMYSMQ
- the LOC105282322 gene encoding uncharacterized protein LOC105282322 isoform X2, producing MICITKQYFNWNRVLLLPMGLWPDKETKFTRFRASLFGCLLMSNIAFQLSRLFFAEYSFDLVIKILSSSSFFCTLAILFMCFWIKMETMKYLLHQLQHIYDGLKNQNEIAIYEKYGYIGKCISARLTSKNKIQRLLSEYLKISHKKLDKIGKSNTNCLLCLTSMFTVFTICGLFFNFIIIYSPFILDVVIPKNESYAIFIMKMVTKYFVVSEKYYFLIIVHMNAAFSVGMIVLTGTGTMMISYFKYACGMFEITSYRIEQAMAIELLRNTDIKKEIVIYRGIICAVDIHRTAMEFAKCFLTKTEVLFFLLVITAVLCLSCNLFRIFKIESPMEQVVEVLLHIIVVILIVAVTFLPNYVGQEIMDYNNNVYVTTYNVLWYLAPADIQKLILFLIQRSSRIFCLTVGGLFTASLECFATLVSASVSYFTFMYSMQ
- the LOC105282322 gene encoding uncharacterized protein LOC105282322 isoform X5, giving the protein MCFWIKMETMKYLLHQLQHIYDGLKNQNEIAIYEKYGYIGKCISARLTSKNKIQRLLSEYLKISHKKLDKIGKSNTNCLLCLTSMFTVFTICGLFFNFIIIYSPFILDVVIPKNESYAIFIMKMVTKYFVVSEKYYFLIIVHMNAAFSVGMIVLTGTGTMMISYFKYACGMFEITSYRIEQAMAIELLRNTDIKKEIVIYRGIICAVDIHRTAMEFAKCFLTKTEVLFFLLVITAVLCLSCNLFRIFKIESPMEQVVEVLLHIIVVILIVAVTFLPNYVGQEIMDYNNNVYVTTYNVLWYLAPADIQKLILFLIQRSSRIFCLTVGGLFTASLECFATLVSASVSYFTFMYSMQ
- the LOC105282322 gene encoding uncharacterized protein LOC105282322 isoform X1, producing MICITKQYFNWNRVLLLPMGLWPDKETKFTRFRASLFGCLLMSNIAFQDQQISCLQLSRLFFAEYSFDLVIKILSSSSFFCTLAILFMCFWIKMETMKYLLHQLQHIYDGLKNQNEIAIYEKYGYIGKCISARLTSKNKIQRLLSEYLKISHKKLDKIGKSNTNCLLCLTSMFTVFTICGLFFNFIIIYSPFILDVVIPKNESYAIFIMKMVTKYFVVSEKYYFLIIVHMNAAFSVGMIVLTGTGTMMISYFKYACGMFEITSYRIEQAMAIELLRNTDIKKEIVIYRGIICAVDIHRTAMEFAKCFLTKTEVLFFLLVITAVLCLSCNLFRIFKIESPMEQVVEVLLHIIVVILIVAVTFLPNYVGQEIMDYNNNVYVTTYNVLWYLAPADIQKLILFLIQRSSRIFCLTVGGLFTASLECFATLVSASVSYFTFMYSMQ